Proteins from a genomic interval of Rhodopseudomonas julia:
- a CDS encoding lytic transglycosylase domain-containing protein codes for MKRTIAAVLLGAAFIQPAFADDASKDLIIGAQRQAASETKTEKSDTGTQKTAHTPRATSGDSSKAFIIARAHDAAPKTTGSTEAVARTEKTAEVKKDTAGKTAKPASDLHALVAKAAAKHGVPVELASAVVMVESRFNPRATGSAGEIGLMQIKPATARGLGYTGSIQALYDPETNLEWGMRYLARAYELGGGTTCGTLLRYNAGHYATRMTSGAAAYCGRVKTALASADPTV; via the coding sequence TTGAAGAGAACGATTGCAGCGGTCCTGCTAGGGGCCGCCTTCATCCAGCCTGCCTTCGCAGATGATGCCTCCAAAGATCTAATCATCGGCGCACAGCGGCAGGCCGCATCCGAAACCAAAACCGAAAAGAGCGACACCGGCACGCAAAAGACCGCGCATACGCCACGTGCCACCTCGGGTGACAGCTCGAAAGCCTTCATCATCGCCCGTGCGCACGACGCGGCACCCAAAACCACAGGCAGCACAGAAGCCGTTGCGCGCACCGAGAAAACGGCCGAAGTGAAGAAGGACACGGCCGGGAAGACCGCAAAGCCGGCCAGCGACCTGCATGCGCTCGTCGCCAAGGCGGCCGCAAAGCATGGCGTGCCGGTGGAACTGGCGAGCGCCGTGGTAATGGTGGAAAGCCGCTTCAATCCACGCGCCACCGGCAGCGCCGGCGAGATCGGCCTCATGCAGATCAAACCGGCGACGGCACGCGGCCTCGGTTACACCGGCTCCATCCAGGCCCTCTACGATCCGGAAACCAACCTCGAATGGGGCATGCGCTATCTCGCCCGGGCCTATGAACTCGGCGGCGGCACGACCTGCGGCACGCTTCTGCGCTACAATGCCGGCCATTACGCAACGCGGATGACCTCCGGCGCGGCAGCCTATTGCGGACGCGTGAAGACGGCTTTGGCCTCCGCCGATCCAACCGTCTGA
- a CDS encoding DUF2905 domain-containing protein, giving the protein MSKTLIVIGLALVAAGLLWPLVSKLDLFRLPGDIAVERENVSFYFPITTMVIVSLVLSLILWFFNR; this is encoded by the coding sequence ATGTCGAAGACACTGATCGTCATTGGGCTCGCCCTCGTCGCGGCGGGCCTCCTCTGGCCGCTCGTCTCAAAGCTCGACCTCTTCCGCCTGCCCGGCGACATCGCGGTCGAGCGGGAAAATGTCTCGTTCTATTTTCCGATCACCACGATGGTGATCGTAAGCCTCGTCCTGTCGCTCATCCTGTGGTTTTTCAACCGCTGA
- a CDS encoding peptidoglycan recognition protein family protein has translation MRNSLLGEWQPSPNFNSRNGEPVDILLLHYTGMEKEDEALARLRDPHAQVSCHYLVRTDGTRLRLVDEKERAWHAGRSSWNGASDINARSIGIEIANWGHAALEKGATLPPFGDRQIDSVIALCQDILKRHKIPARRVLGHSDVAPDRKLDPGELFPWHRLAEAGIGHFVSPEPASPEPLLAPGAEGEEVADIQSLLALYGYCVAVTGVYDERTRTVVGAFQRHFRPERIDGIVDHSTFRTLHKLLASIDEI, from the coding sequence ATGAGAAACAGCCTCCTCGGTGAATGGCAACCGTCCCCCAACTTCAATTCCCGCAATGGCGAGCCGGTCGATATCCTTCTCCTGCATTATACAGGCATGGAGAAAGAGGACGAAGCCCTCGCCCGGCTGCGCGATCCGCACGCACAAGTCTCCTGCCACTATCTCGTCCGCACGGATGGCACGCGTCTCCGGCTCGTCGACGAAAAGGAGCGCGCCTGGCACGCCGGCCGCTCTTCATGGAATGGGGCAAGCGATATCAATGCCCGCTCGATCGGCATCGAGATCGCCAATTGGGGCCATGCCGCACTTGAGAAAGGCGCAACGCTGCCGCCGTTCGGCGACCGACAGATCGACAGCGTCATCGCCCTTTGCCAGGATATTCTGAAACGCCACAAGATCCCGGCGAGGCGCGTTCTGGGCCATTCCGACGTCGCCCCCGATCGCAAGCTCGATCCGGGCGAACTCTTTCCCTGGCATCGTCTCGCGGAGGCGGGGATCGGCCATTTCGTCTCGCCGGAGCCCGCCTCGCCCGAACCGCTCCTCGCTCCTGGCGCCGAAGGCGAGGAGGTCGCCGACATTCAGAGCCTCCTTGCCCTTTATGGCTATTGCGTCGCCGTCACCGGGGTTTATGACGAGCGCACCCGGACGGTCGTCGGCGCCTTCCAGAGGCACTTCCGGCCCGAGCGCATCGACGGCATCGTCGATCATTCGACATTCCGCACGCTGCACAAGCTCCTCGCCTCCATCGACGAAATTTAG
- a CDS encoding hydantoinase B/oxoprolinase family protein: MLPIANRATGETIVTQSEAGRKWDFWIDRGGTFTDVVARNPAGTLSAMKLLSENPGAYDDAAIEAIRRFLEVPAGETMPSEKIGAVKMGTTVATNALLERKGERTALLITRGFRDALRIGYQARPDIFAKKIILPDLLYDRVEEVDERVRADGTVEAAPDEAAIRTTLRALKDDGFDALAIVFMHAWKYPEHEATVAKIARDMGFTQVSVSHETSPLVKLVGRGDTTVVDAYLSPILARYIARVARDLGIKETADPAEPHDPDAPRLMFMMSSGGLTAAELFAGKDAILSGPAAGVVGATETAKMAGLDKIIGFDMGGTSTDVSHYAGDLERAFETEVAGVRMRAPMMRIHTVAAGGGSILSYASGRFQVGPASAGADPGPAAYRRGGPLTVTDANIMAGKIRAENFPAIFGPNQDEPLDIEAVKQGFEALAEEIGPDENGRHRTPEEIADGFLKIAVENMANAIKKISVERGHDVTHYALSCFGGAGGQHACQIADRLGMQKVHIHPLSGVLSAYGMGLADVRANKSRATVLPLAADAESELQRVESELEEEARRELQDQAISDSAITIIAKAHLRYEGTDTPIPVPFGRAAEMRSDFEDAHRAQFGFIYDDKPLIAEQVEVEAVGGGADIDEPETDTTSEDIQPQTTIRFFSAGAWHDAAIAQRAELFPGARLKGPALIIEDHQTIVIEPGWSAEITAKNHVILTRTEAMARDHAIGTKADPVLLEIFNNLFMSIAEQMGVTLQNTAYSVNIKERLDFSCAVFGPNGTLVANAPHMPVHLGSMDRSVETVREKNPDIRPGDVYALNAPYNGGTHLPDITVVTPVFAESGDEARNQILFWVASRGHHADVGGVAPGSMTPRATNVDEEGVLIDNFKLVDQGRFREDALRELLTDHRYPCRNPDQNIADLKAQIAANEKGVAEMRKMVAEFGLDVVQAYMRHVRDNAAESVRRVIESLKDSEFSVETDQGAVIKVAITVDKENRSAKVDFTGTSEAKENNFNAPAPVTRAAVLYAFRVMVEADIPMNAGCLEPIEIVLPKGSMLSPEYPRAVVAGNVETSQQVTNALFGALGAMAASEGTMNNLTFGNATYQYYETICSGSPAGTMNDGTGFHGTDGVHVHMTNSRLTDPEVLEMRYPVLLEDFHIRHGSGGRGAFSAGSGTRRTIRFLEEMDCAILSSHRKVAPHGLKGGEAGHVGKTEVRRLDGSLEELEGADQTLLKAGEAVIVTTPTGGGFGAA; encoded by the coding sequence ATGCTTCCGATAGCCAATCGTGCGACGGGAGAGACGATCGTGACACAATCGGAAGCCGGCAGGAAATGGGACTTCTGGATCGACCGGGGCGGCACCTTCACCGATGTGGTGGCCCGCAATCCCGCGGGCACCCTCTCCGCCATGAAGCTTCTGTCGGAAAATCCCGGCGCCTATGACGATGCGGCGATCGAAGCGATCCGCCGCTTTCTTGAGGTTCCGGCGGGCGAGACGATGCCCTCGGAGAAGATCGGCGCCGTCAAAATGGGCACGACGGTCGCCACCAATGCGCTTCTGGAGCGCAAGGGCGAGCGCACCGCGCTTTTGATCACCAGAGGTTTCCGCGACGCGCTTCGTATCGGCTACCAGGCGCGGCCCGATATTTTCGCCAAGAAGATCATCCTTCCGGACCTCCTCTATGATCGCGTCGAGGAGGTCGACGAGCGCGTGCGTGCCGACGGCACGGTCGAGGCGGCGCCCGACGAGGCGGCGATCCGCACAACGCTTCGGGCCTTGAAGGACGACGGCTTCGACGCGCTGGCGATCGTCTTCATGCATGCCTGGAAATACCCCGAGCACGAGGCGACCGTGGCGAAAATCGCCCGCGACATGGGCTTCACCCAGGTTTCCGTCAGCCACGAAACCTCGCCCCTCGTAAAGCTCGTCGGCCGCGGCGACACCACAGTGGTCGACGCTTATCTCTCGCCGATCCTCGCCCGCTACATCGCCCGCGTCGCCCGCGATCTCGGCATCAAGGAAACGGCCGATCCCGCCGAGCCGCATGATCCCGATGCGCCGCGCCTCATGTTCATGATGTCTTCGGGAGGCCTGACGGCGGCCGAACTCTTCGCCGGCAAGGACGCGATCCTGTCAGGCCCCGCCGCCGGCGTCGTTGGCGCGACCGAGACCGCGAAGATGGCCGGGCTCGACAAGATCATCGGCTTCGACATGGGCGGCACCTCCACGGACGTCTCGCATTATGCGGGCGATCTCGAACGCGCCTTCGAGACGGAAGTGGCGGGGGTCAGAATGCGCGCCCCGATGATGCGCATCCACACGGTGGCCGCCGGCGGCGGCTCGATCCTCTCTTACGCCTCGGGCCGCTTTCAGGTCGGGCCCGCCTCCGCCGGTGCCGATCCCGGACCAGCCGCCTACCGCCGCGGCGGCCCCCTCACCGTCACCGACGCCAACATCATGGCCGGAAAAATCCGGGCGGAGAATTTCCCGGCGATCTTTGGCCCGAACCAGGACGAACCGCTCGATATCGAGGCGGTGAAACAGGGGTTCGAAGCGCTCGCGGAGGAGATCGGACCAGACGAGAACGGCAGGCACCGAACGCCTGAGGAGATCGCCGACGGCTTCCTCAAGATCGCCGTCGAAAACATGGCGAACGCCATCAAGAAGATCTCCGTCGAGCGCGGCCACGACGTCACCCATTACGCGCTCTCCTGCTTCGGCGGCGCCGGCGGCCAGCACGCCTGCCAGATCGCCGACCGGCTCGGCATGCAGAAGGTGCATATCCACCCGCTTTCGGGCGTCCTCTCCGCCTACGGCATGGGCCTCGCCGATGTGCGCGCCAACAAAAGCCGCGCCACGGTCCTGCCGCTTGCAGCGGACGCTGAATCAGAACTTCAACGCGTTGAATCAGAACTTGAGGAAGAGGCGCGTAGAGAGCTTCAAGACCAGGCGATAAGCGATTCAGCCATCACGATTATCGCCAAGGCGCATCTGCGCTACGAGGGTACCGACACGCCGATCCCCGTGCCTTTCGGCAGGGCGGCCGAAATGCGATCCGACTTCGAAGACGCCCACCGCGCCCAGTTCGGCTTCATCTACGACGACAAGCCTTTGATCGCCGAGCAGGTGGAAGTGGAGGCCGTCGGCGGCGGCGCCGACATCGACGAGCCGGAAACGGACACAACCTCTGAGGACATACAGCCGCAAACCACCATCCGCTTCTTTTCGGCCGGAGCCTGGCACGACGCGGCGATTGCGCAGCGCGCCGAGCTCTTCCCCGGCGCTCGTCTGAAGGGCCCGGCCCTCATCATCGAGGATCACCAGACGATCGTCATCGAGCCCGGCTGGTCGGCGGAGATCACGGCGAAAAACCACGTCATCCTGACGCGCACCGAAGCGATGGCGCGCGACCACGCGATCGGCACCAAGGCCGATCCGGTGCTCTTGGAGATCTTCAACAACCTCTTCATGTCGATCGCCGAGCAGATGGGCGTGACGCTGCAGAACACCGCCTATTCCGTGAACATCAAGGAACGGCTCGATTTCTCGTGCGCCGTCTTCGGACCGAACGGTACGCTCGTTGCCAACGCCCCGCACATGCCGGTGCATTTGGGCTCCATGGACCGCTCGGTGGAGACGGTGCGCGAGAAGAATCCGGACATTCGACCCGGCGACGTCTACGCCCTCAACGCCCCCTACAACGGCGGCACGCATCTGCCCGACATCACCGTCGTCACGCCGGTCTTCGCCGAATCGGGAGACGAGGCGCGCAACCAGATCCTCTTCTGGGTCGCCTCGCGCGGGCACCATGCCGATGTCGGCGGCGTGGCGCCGGGCTCCATGACGCCGCGAGCAACGAATGTCGACGAGGAAGGCGTTCTGATCGACAATTTCAAACTCGTCGATCAGGGCCGATTCCGCGAAGATGCGCTCCGCGAGCTGTTGACCGACCATCGCTATCCCTGCCGCAACCCGGACCAGAACATCGCCGATCTGAAGGCGCAGATTGCTGCCAACGAAAAGGGCGTGGCAGAGATGCGCAAGATGGTGGCGGAGTTCGGCCTCGACGTCGTCCAGGCCTATATGCGCCATGTTCGCGACAATGCGGCCGAAAGCGTCCGCCGCGTCATCGAGAGCCTGAAGGATTCGGAATTCTCCGTCGAAACCGACCAGGGCGCCGTGATCAAGGTCGCGATCACCGTCGACAAGGAGAACCGTTCCGCCAAGGTCGACTTCACCGGCACGTCTGAGGCGAAGGAGAACAACTTCAACGCCCCTGCCCCTGTGACGCGCGCGGCCGTGCTTTATGCCTTCCGCGTCATGGTGGAGGCCGACATCCCGATGAATGCCGGCTGCCTGGAGCCGATCGAGATCGTGCTGCCGAAAGGTTCGATGCTGTCGCCGGAATATCCCCGCGCCGTCGTCGCCGGCAATGTCGAGACGAGCCAGCAGGTGACGAACGCCCTCTTCGGCGCGCTCGGCGCCATGGCCGCCTCCGAAGGCACGATGAACAACCTCACCTTCGGCAACGCCACCTATCAATATTACGAGACGATCTGTTCGGGCTCACCGGCCGGCACAATGAATGACGGCACCGGCTTCCACGGCACCGATGGCGTCCATGTGCACATGACCAATTCGCGGCTCACCGATCCGGAAGTTCTGGAGATGCGCTATCCGGTGCTGCTTGAGGATTTCCACATCCGCCACGGCTCGGGCGGCCGCGGCGCGTTTTCCGCCGGATCAGGCACGCGCCGCACCATCCGCTTCCTGGAAGAAATGGACTGCGCCATCCTTTCCTCCCACCGAAAAGTTGCCCCGCACGGGCTCAAGGGTGGCGAGGCCGGACATGTCGGCAAAACCGAAGTCCGCCGCCTCGACGGAAGCCTCGAAGAACTCGAAGGCGCCGATCAGACCCTCCTGAAGGCCGGCGAAGCGGTGATCGTCACCACCCCGACCGGCGGGGGTTTTGGGGCAGCCTGA
- a CDS encoding KTSC domain-containing protein, protein MEVLEHVFQSEALKLALYVPADRTLYIAFHTGRIYRYDDIPEAVFTGLTEAQSAGVYFNAVVRHYSYREVETTSLQR, encoded by the coding sequence ATGGAGGTCCTGGAGCATGTCTTTCAATCGGAGGCGTTGAAGCTGGCGCTCTACGTGCCTGCCGACAGGACGCTCTACATCGCCTTCCATACGGGCCGCATTTACCGCTACGACGACATCCCCGAAGCGGTCTTCACCGGGCTCACGGAGGCGCAGTCGGCGGGCGTTTATTTCAATGCTGTCGTTCGTCATTATTCGTATCGGGAGGTGGAGACGACGTCTCTGCAGCGCTAG
- a CDS encoding TRAP transporter small permease — protein sequence MRKALDMLYDASAIAAALAIVAIAVLVSVQVLGRVADKALQFLGYPVYGFLIPSLAEICGFLLVAASFLALASTLRHGVHIRVNLLLQSVPEAAQRPLNALVLTAGTALCGFLAFQGVNLVLESYRFGEVSFGIIPIPLWIPQTAMAAGLVILTVALLDDLLVLLRGQVPVFAQHEGEDLVEGRE from the coding sequence ATGCGCAAGGCGCTCGACATGCTCTATGACGCCTCCGCGATCGCAGCGGCTCTTGCGATCGTGGCGATTGCGGTTCTCGTCTCCGTGCAGGTGCTCGGGCGCGTGGCCGACAAGGCGCTGCAATTTCTGGGCTATCCCGTCTACGGCTTTCTCATCCCGTCGCTTGCCGAAATCTGCGGCTTTCTGTTGGTAGCGGCATCATTTCTGGCGCTCGCCTCGACGCTGCGCCATGGCGTGCATATCCGCGTCAATCTCCTCCTGCAGTCCGTGCCGGAAGCGGCACAGCGCCCGCTCAACGCTTTGGTTCTCACAGCGGGCACGGCGCTTTGCGGCTTCCTCGCCTTTCAGGGGGTGAACCTCGTCCTTGAATCCTATCGGTTCGGGGAGGTTTCTTTCGGCATCATCCCGATCCCGCTGTGGATCCCGCAGACGGCGATGGCGGCAGGTCTCGTCATCCTGACGGTTGCGCTTCTCGACGATCTCCTCGTGCTTCTTCGCGGACAGGTTCCGGTCTTCGCCCAGCACGAGGGCGAGGATCTCGTGGAAGGACGCGAGTGA
- a CDS encoding TerB family tellurite resistance protein — MSIWSRLSDFLDRTGEAIAGLRDVLLQLSGSERRKEITFTIAMIALSAKMAKADGIVSFEEIETFERLFTVPPADEKSVARIYRLASADIAGFEAYAQDAARLLQDDPAMLEDILDALFAIAKADGAVHQRELSYLEQVGAIFGFEGRDFERIRARHVHMGEADPWLVLGADPSWDEKRLRDRYRELVRENHPDRLIARNVPEEFIAIANDRLAAINAAWEEIGRGRSLASRGSTAKR, encoded by the coding sequence ATGAGCATCTGGTCGCGTCTGTCCGATTTCCTTGATCGCACGGGCGAGGCAATCGCCGGCCTGCGCGATGTCCTGCTGCAGCTCTCAGGCAGCGAGAGGCGCAAGGAGATCACCTTCACGATCGCGATGATCGCCTTGTCCGCAAAAATGGCGAAGGCTGACGGCATCGTCTCCTTCGAGGAAATTGAGACGTTCGAGAGGCTCTTCACCGTCCCACCGGCAGACGAGAAGAGCGTTGCTCGCATCTACCGTCTGGCGAGCGCCGACATTGCAGGGTTCGAAGCCTATGCGCAGGATGCCGCGCGCCTCCTGCAAGACGATCCGGCGATGCTGGAAGATATCCTCGACGCCCTCTTCGCGATCGCCAAGGCGGACGGCGCCGTGCATCAGCGCGAACTCTCTTATCTGGAGCAGGTTGGAGCCATCTTCGGCTTCGAAGGGCGCGATTTCGAGCGCATTCGGGCCCGCCATGTGCATATGGGTGAGGCCGATCCCTGGCTGGTTCTCGGCGCGGATCCCTCATGGGACGAAAAACGGCTGCGGGACCGTTACCGCGAGCTCGTTCGCGAGAACCATCCCGATCGCCTGATTGCCCGCAACGTGCCGGAGGAATTCATCGCGATCGCCAATGACCGACTTGCCGCAATCAACGCCGCCTGGGAGGAAATCGGCCGCGGGCGCTCCCTCGCCTCGCGAGGCTCGACCGCGAAGCGATGA
- a CDS encoding c-type cytochrome: protein MSLPLHRSICACAIFVSLAPPALAAGDPQEGRAIAEKWCATCHVVSETQTSATPAAPSFAAIGQKYRNGISALAAFLADPHPVMPDMSLTRQEIRDLTAYIEGLRG from the coding sequence ATGTCCTTGCCCCTCCATCGCTCGATCTGCGCTTGCGCGATATTCGTATCTCTCGCCCCGCCTGCCCTCGCGGCCGGAGATCCGCAGGAGGGAAGGGCGATCGCCGAGAAATGGTGTGCCACCTGCCACGTCGTCTCGGAGACGCAGACGAGCGCCACGCCCGCGGCCCCGAGCTTCGCCGCGATTGGGCAAAAATACCGGAACGGGATCTCCGCGCTTGCAGCCTTTCTCGCCGATCCGCATCCGGTGATGCCGGATATGAGCCTGACGCGGCAGGAAATCCGCGACCTCACGGCCTATATCGAAGGGCTTCGCGGCTGA
- a CDS encoding winged helix DNA-binding protein, with amino-acid sequence MAATPKRNTEIGPIVSAAHLAEGGMPALSEVEFALEMANNAFSRWMVRGMAAAGVDGLSALDVLVLHTVAHRARMKTVADICLVLNIEDTHTVTYTLKKLERLGLVSSSRRGKEKAVAVTSEGEAACLRYRKIREILLVEAVKSLGLDEAEMSRLAALLRALSGHYDQAARSAVSL; translated from the coding sequence ATGGCGGCGACCCCTAAACGAAACACGGAGATCGGCCCGATCGTGTCGGCCGCGCATCTCGCGGAAGGGGGGATGCCCGCGCTTTCGGAAGTCGAGTTCGCGCTGGAGATGGCGAACAACGCCTTTTCGCGCTGGATGGTGCGCGGCATGGCCGCCGCCGGTGTGGACGGATTGTCGGCGCTCGACGTCCTCGTTCTTCACACGGTCGCGCATCGCGCAAGGATGAAGACGGTCGCCGACATCTGCCTCGTTCTCAACATCGAGGACACGCACACCGTCACCTACACGCTGAAGAAGCTGGAGCGGCTCGGCCTCGTCTCCTCCAGCCGACGCGGCAAGGAGAAGGCAGTCGCCGTCACGAGCGAGGGCGAAGCGGCGTGCTTGCGTTACCGCAAAATCCGCGAGATCCTGCTTGTGGAGGCGGTGAAATCGCTCGGCCTCGACGAAGCGGAGATGAGCCGGCTTGCCGCGCTGCTCAGGGCACTCTCCGGCCATTACGACCAGGCGGCGCGTTCAGCCGTGTCATTGTAG
- the msrB gene encoding peptide-methionine (R)-S-oxide reductase MsrB → MTDTAAKTDGRHVSQSGYDLTPIRGAERDRLAEKLTPEERHIMLDHGTETPFCGGLLTNKEDGVYTCKLCSLPLFRSVTKFESGTGWPSFYEPVDPEHVREIEDNSHGMRRIETRCARCDSHLGHVFPDGPRPTGLRYCMNSAALEFEKS, encoded by the coding sequence ATGACCGACACCGCCGCCAAGACCGATGGCCGCCATGTCTCGCAATCCGGCTACGATCTGACGCCGATCCGCGGCGCCGAACGCGACAGGCTCGCTGAAAAGCTGACGCCGGAAGAGCGCCACATCATGCTCGACCACGGCACGGAGACGCCCTTCTGCGGCGGTCTTCTCACCAACAAAGAAGATGGCGTCTACACTTGCAAGCTCTGCAGCCTGCCGCTCTTCCGCTCGGTGACGAAATTCGAATCCGGCACCGGCTGGCCGAGCTTCTACGAGCCCGTCGATCCAGAACATGTGCGCGAGATCGAGGACAATTCCCACGGCATGCGCCGCATTGAGACACGCTGTGCCCGCTGCGACAGCCATCTCGGTCACGTCTTCCCCGACGGGCCACGACCGACGGGTCTGCGCTATTGCATGAATTCGGCCGCGCTCGAATTCGAAAAGAGCTGA
- a CDS encoding TRAP transporter large permease, giving the protein MGLGTISALLAFGLLGALGLGLWVALSLLGVALVAILLMTNVPAGAVTATAAWGASNSWDLTALPMFIWMGEILFRTRLSEDMFAGISPFMRRIPGRLLHVNIVGCAIFAAVSGSSAATTAMIGRMSLPELRGRGYDEKMAIGTLAGSGTLGLLIPPSIILIVYGAATEQSIARLFIAGILPGAMLACLFMGYVVVWSLLRRSGMPEADPSTTLRQKFSAARRLLPVVLLIVGVIGSIYAGLAAPTEAAAIGVMLALLLSWVTGTLTRASFAEALMSATRTSCMIAFILMGAAVLTVAMGFTGIPRELASAIGAMDLSPAALLAALTLLFIVLGCFLDGISVVVLTTSVILPIVEAAGFDLIWFGIYLVLVVEMSQITPPVGFNLFVLQGITGHNIFKVAVMALPFFLIMVVAVALIAAFPEIALFLPRTMLAR; this is encoded by the coding sequence ATGGGTCTCGGCACAATCTCCGCGCTTCTCGCTTTCGGTCTCCTCGGCGCGCTCGGTCTCGGCCTATGGGTGGCGCTGTCGCTTCTCGGCGTGGCGCTCGTCGCCATTCTTCTGATGACCAACGTGCCGGCCGGCGCCGTGACGGCGACGGCGGCCTGGGGTGCGTCGAATTCCTGGGATCTGACGGCGCTGCCGATGTTCATCTGGATGGGCGAGATTCTCTTCCGCACGCGCCTGTCTGAGGACATGTTCGCTGGCATCTCGCCCTTCATGCGGCGCATTCCGGGGCGGCTTCTGCACGTCAATATCGTCGGCTGCGCCATCTTTGCCGCCGTCTCGGGCTCCTCGGCCGCCACCACGGCCATGATCGGGCGCATGTCGTTGCCGGAGCTGCGCGGTCGTGGCTACGACGAGAAGATGGCGATCGGAACACTTGCCGGGTCTGGCACGCTCGGGCTTTTGATCCCACCCTCGATCATCCTCATCGTCTATGGCGCGGCGACGGAGCAGTCGATCGCGCGTCTCTTTATCGCCGGCATCCTGCCCGGCGCGATGCTCGCCTGCCTCTTCATGGGCTATGTCGTCGTCTGGTCGCTCCTGCGCCGTTCCGGCATGCCGGAGGCCGATCCCTCGACGACCTTGCGGCAGAAGTTTTCGGCTGCGCGCCGGCTTCTGCCCGTCGTTCTCCTCATCGTCGGCGTCATCGGCTCGATCTATGCGGGGCTCGCGGCGCCGACGGAGGCGGCGGCGATCGGCGTCATGCTGGCGCTTCTGCTCTCCTGGGTGACGGGCACTCTGACGAGGGCAAGCTTTGCCGAAGCGCTGATGAGCGCCACGCGCACCTCCTGCATGATTGCCTTCATTCTCATGGGGGCGGCGGTTCTCACCGTTGCTATGGGATTTACGGGCATCCCGCGGGAGCTCGCCTCGGCAATCGGTGCGATGGATTTGTCGCCCGCCGCACTTCTGGCGGCACTCACGCTCCTTTTCATCGTTCTCGGCTGTTTTCTCGACGGCATTTCGGTGGTGGTGCTGACGACCTCCGTCATCCTGCCGATCGTGGAGGCCGCCGGCTTCGACCTCATCTGGTTCGGCATCTATCTCGTTCTTGTCGTGGAAATGAGCCAGATCACGCCGCCTGTTGGTTTCAATCTCTTCGTTCTGCAGGGCATTACGGGCCACAACATCTTCAAGGTGGCGGTGATGGCGCTGCCCTTCTTTCTCATCATGGTCGTGGCGGTGGCGCTGATCGCAGCGTTCCCAGAGATCGCGCTCTTCCTGCCGCGCACCATGCTCGCAAGGTGA
- a CDS encoding TRAP transporter substrate-binding protein, translated as MYKTFLGALAAAGFTVTGFALTAAQAQTAWDMPTPYGDSNFHTQNIAQFAEDVKEATGGDLTITVHSAGSLFKHPEIKDAVRKGLVPIGEVLVSRLSNEDPIFGLDSVPFVATSYDDAKKLYDAQKPELEKVLDQQGLTLLYSVPWPPQGLYTIKEVMKVEDLAGLKMRAYNAATERLAQLAGAVPTQVEVPDLPTAFSTGRVEAMVTSPSTGANSKAWDYVKIYTNTQAWLPKNMVFVNKRAFESLPEEDQKAVMEAAAAAETRGWEASKTETEEKTQELKDNGMTVAEPTDELMSGLKKIGETMASEWGEEAGEPGKAVLEDYKSM; from the coding sequence ATGTACAAGACATTTCTGGGGGCGCTCGCGGCCGCCGGCTTCACGGTCACGGGCTTCGCGCTGACGGCAGCGCAGGCGCAGACCGCCTGGGACATGCCGACACCTTATGGCGACAGCAATTTCCACACCCAGAACATCGCCCAGTTCGCCGAGGACGTGAAAGAGGCGACGGGCGGCGATCTCACCATCACCGTCCATTCGGCGGGATCGCTTTTCAAGCATCCGGAGATCAAGGATGCGGTGCGCAAGGGATTGGTGCCGATCGGCGAGGTGCTCGTCTCGCGGCTGTCGAACGAAGATCCGATCTTTGGGCTCGATTCGGTGCCCTTCGTGGCGACGAGCTATGACGACGCCAAGAAGCTCTACGACGCGCAGAAGCCGGAGCTTGAAAAGGTGCTCGACCAGCAGGGCCTGACGCTTCTCTATTCGGTGCCGTGGCCGCCGCAGGGCCTTTACACCATCAAGGAAGTGATGAAGGTCGAAGACCTCGCCGGCCTTAAGATGCGTGCTTACAACGCTGCGACAGAGCGGCTTGCCCAGCTTGCGGGCGCGGTGCCGACGCAGGTCGAAGTGCCCGATCTGCCCACCGCCTTTTCCACGGGCCGCGTGGAAGCGATGGTGACCTCGCCCTCGACAGGCGCCAATTCCAAGGCCTGGGATTACGTCAAAATCTATACGAACACGCAGGCCTGGCTGCCGAAGAACATGGTCTTTGTGAACAAGCGGGCCTTCGAGAGCCTGCCGGAGGAAGACCAGAAGGCCGTGATGGAAGCGGCGGCGGCTGCTGAGACGCGTGGCTGGGAGGCCTCCAAGACGGAGACTGAGGAGAAGACCCAGGAGCTCAAGGACAACGGCATGACGGTCGCTGAGCCGACCGACGAGCTGATGAGCGGTCTGAAGAAGATCGGCGAGACGATGGCCTCGGAATGGGGCGAGGAAGCGGGTGAACCCGGCAAGGCCGTCCTGGAAGACTACAAGAGCATGTGA